A section of the Delphinus delphis chromosome 1, mDelDel1.2, whole genome shotgun sequence genome encodes:
- the DISP3 gene encoding protein dispatched homolog 3, with the protein MDPEDDPLLQDVWLEEAQEEEEEATGEAFRRAQKPGPQAGAGGQCCWRHWTLPSRPPASGFWNTLGWAFTNPCCAGLVLFLGCSIPMALSAFMFLYYPPLDIDISYNAFEIRNHEASQRFDALALALKSQFGSWGRNRRDLADFTSETLQRLITEQLQQLHPGNRSRPATRAPYQVPAALRLGPGLWDTSTAQKLAANRSGRLRRATPPLGSLAANQSEAQVNQGLDKNGRRQPSAPPPTAAAANQSRARHGASRWDYSRSYVSANTQTHAHWRIELIFLARGDAERNIFTSERLVTIHEIERKIMDHPGFREFCWKPHEVLKDLPLGSYSYCSPPSSLMTYFFPTERGGKIYYDGMGQDLADIRGSLELAMTHPEFYWYVDEGLSAENLKSSLLRSEILFGAPLPNYYSVDDRWEEQRAKFQSFVVTYVAMLAKQSTSKVQVLYGGTDLFDYEVRRTFNNDMLLAFISSSCIAALVYILTSCSVFLSFFGIASIGLSCLVALFLYHVVFGIQYLGILNGVAAFVIVGIGVDDVFVFINTYRQATHLEDPQLRMTHTIQTAGKATFFTSLTTAAAYAANVFSQIPAVHDFGLFMSLIVSCCWLAVLFTMPAALGIWSLYMAPLETACQTSCHQKCGCRSSLHFPGDVFAAAERPGGSPAQGPMPYLDDDIPLLNVEEEPVSLELGDASLVSVPPKGLQPAPDGGSRGQLIAQLQELLHHWVLWSAVKSRWVIVGLFVSILILSLVFASRLRPASRAPLLFRPDTNIQVLLDLKYNLSAEGISCITCSGLFQEKPHSLQNIRTSLEKKQRGSGVSWAGRPETALQDSPGTVYVSKVKSKGHPAVYRFSLNASLPGPWQTVSSGDGEVPSFQVYRAPFGNFTKKLTACMSTVGLLQAASPSGRWMVTTLACDTKRGWKFDFSFYVAAKEHQHTRKLYFAQSHKPPFHGRVCAAPPGCLLGSSPDGPTKGFFYVPSEKAPKARPSATFGFNPCVNTGCGKPAVRPLVDTGAMVFVVFGIVGINRTRQVDNHVIGDPGSVIYDSSFDLFKEIGHLCRLCKAIAGNSELVKPGGAQCLPSGYSISSFLQMLHPECKELPEPHLLPGQLSHGAVGVKDGRVQWISMAFESTTYKGKSSFQTYSDYLRWESFLQQQLKTVPEGSALHRGFQTCEHWKRIFMEIIGVQSALYGLALSLLICVAAVTVFTTHVLLLLPVLLSILGSVCLVVTVMYWSGWEMGAVEAISLSILVGSSVDYCVHLVEGYLLAGENLPPHQAEDAHSQRQWRTLEAVRHVGVAIVSSALTTVIATVPLFFCIIAPFAKFGKIVALNTGVSILYTLTVSTALLGIMAPGSFTRTRTSFLKALGAVLLAGALGLGACLLLLQSGYKIPLPDGTSL; encoded by the exons ATGGACCCGGAGGATGACCCCTTGCTGCAGGATGTGTGGCTAGAGGAGgcgcaggaagaggaggaggaagcaacGGGTGAGGCCTTTAGGAGGGCCCAGAAGCCGGGGCCCCAagctggggcaggggggcagTGTTGCTGGCGGCACTGGACCTTGCCCTCCCGGCCCCCAGCGTCAGGCTTTTGGAATACACTGGGCTGGGCCTTCACCAATCCGTGCTGTGCTGGGCTAGTGCTCTTCCTCGGCTGCAGCATCCCCATGGCTCTTTCAGCCTTCATGTTCCTCTACTACCCGCCGCTGGACATTGACATCTCCTACAATGCCTTTGAGATCCGCAACCATGAGGCCTCCCAGCGTTTCGACGCCCTCGCGCTGGCGCTCAAATCCCAGTTTGGGTCCTGGGGGCGCAACCGGCGCGACCTGGCCGACTTCACTTCTGAGACGCTCCAACGCCTCATCACAGAGCAGTTGCAGCAGCTACATCCAGGCAATCGCTCACGGCCGGCCACCCGGGCCCCGTACCAGGTCCCTGCCGCGCTGCGGCTTGGCCCAGGACTGTGGGACACCTCCACCGCTCAGAAGCTAGCAGCCAATCGGAGCGGGCGTCTTCGGCGAGCGACTCCACCCCTGGGGAGCCTGGCAGCCAACCAGAGTGAAGCCCAGGTGAACCAGGGGCTGGACAAGAATGGGCGGCGCCAACCCAGCGCCCCTCCCCCCACGGCGGCTGCGGCCAATCAGAGCCGTGCCCGCCACGGCGCCTCGCGTTGGGACTACTCACGCTCCTATGTGAGCGCCAACACCCAGACGCACGCGCACTGGCGCATCGAGCTCATTTTCCTGGCGCGTGGCGACGCAGAGCGCAACATTTTCACGAGTGAGAGGCTGGTCACAATCCACGAGATTGAGCGCAAGATTATGGACCACCCGGGCTTCCGGGAGTTCTGCTGGAAGCCCCATGAAGTGCTGAAAGACCTGCCGCTCGGCTCCTACTCTTACTGCTCCCCGCCCAGCTCGCTCATGACCTACTTCTTTCCCACTGAGAGGGGTGGCAAGATTTACTATGATGGCATGGGCCAGGACCTGGCCGACATCCGGG GCTCCCTAGAGCTGGCCATGACTCACCCGGAGTTCTACTGGTATGTGGACGAAGGCCTCTCTGCAGAAAACCTCAAGAGCTCCCTCCTGCGCAGCGAGATCCTCTTTGGAGCACCCCTGCCCAACTACTACTCGGTGGACGATCGCTGGGAGGAGCAGCGGGCTAAGTTTCAGAGCTTTGTGGTCACCTATGTGGCCATGCTGGCCAAGCAGTCCACTAG CAAAGTGCAGGTTCTGTATGGGGGGACGGACCTCTTTGATTACGAGGTTCGCAGAACCTTCAACAATGACATGCTCCTGGCCTTCATCAGCAGCAGCTGCATTGCCGCCCTCGTCTACATTCTCACCTCCTGCTCAG TGTTCCTGTCCTTCTTCGGAATTGCCAGCATCGGCCTCAGCTGCCTGGTGGCACTCTTCCTGTACCATGTGGTCTTTGGTATCCAGTACCTGGGCATCCTCAATGGGGTGGCTGCCTTCGTGATAGTGGGCATTG GCGTGGACGACGTCTTCGTATTCATCAACACCTACCGCCAGGCCACCCACCTGGAAGACCCGCAGCTGCGGATGACCCATACCATTCAGACGGCGGGCAAGGCCACCTTCTTCACCTCCCTGACCACGGCCGCCGCCTATGCAGCTAACGTCTTCTCCCAG ATCCCGGCCGTCCACGACTTTGGCCTGTTCATGTCTCTCATCGTGTCCTGCTGCTGGCTGGCTGTGCTCTTCACCATGCCTGCTGCCCTGGGCATCTGGAGCCTTTATATGGCGCCGCTGGAGACTGCCTGCCAGACCAG CTGCCACCAGAAGTGCGGCTGCAGGAGCTCCCTGCATTTCCCCGGGGACGTGTTTGCTGCTGCTGAGCGGCCTGGGGGCAGCCCTGCTCAGGGCCCCATGCCCTACCTGGATGATGACATCCCCTTGCTCAATGTGGAGGAGGAGCCAG TGTCGCTGGAGCTGGGAGACGCGTCCCTGGTGTCTGTGCCCCCCAAGGGCCTGCAGCCAGCCCCCGATGGGGGCAGCCGGGGGCAGCTCATCGCccagctgcaggagctgctgcaCCACTGGGTCCTGTGGTCGGCCGTCAAGAGCCGTTGGGTGATTGTGG GGCTCTTTGTCTCCATCCTCATCCTGTCCCTGGTGTTCGCCAGCCGGCTCCGCCCCGCCAGCCGGGCCCCGCTGCTCTTCCGGCCGGATACCAACATCCAGGTGCTGCTGGACCTCAAGTACAACTTGAGCGCCGAGGGCATCTCCTGCATCACCTGTTCAG GTCTGTTCCAGGAGAAGCCCCACAGCCTGCAGAACATCCGGACGTCCCTGGAGAAGAAGCAGCGGGGCTCAGGGGTGTCCTGGGCCGGCCGGCCTGAGACCGCCCTACAGG ACTCCCCGGGCACTGTGTACGTCTCCAAGGTGAAGAGCAAAGGCCACCCGGCTGTCTACAGGTTCTCCCTCAACGCCAGCCTGCCTGGCCCTTGGCAGACCGTGTCCTCTGGGGACGGGGAGGTGCCCTCCTTCCAG GTGTATAGAGCGCCTTTTGGTAACTTCACCAAGAAGCTGACCGCTTGTATGTCTACAGTAGGGCTGCTCCAGGCGGCGAGCCCCTCCGGCAGGTGGATGGTGACGACCTTGGCCTGCGACACCAAGCGGGGCTGGAAGTTTGACTTTAGCTTCTACGTGGCCGCCAAGGAGCACCAGCACACCCG GAAGCTGTACTTTGCCCAGTCCCACAAGCCCCCTTTCCACGGCCGTGTGTGTGCGGCCCCTCCTGGCTGCCTGCTCGGCTCCAGCCCTGATGGGCCGACCAAAGGCTTCTTCTACGTGCCCAGTGAGAAAG CGCCCAAGGCCCGCCCCTCTGCCACCTTCGGCTTCAACCCCTGCGTGAACACGGGCTGTGGGAAGCCGGCGGTGCGGCCGCTCGTGGACACGGGGGCCATGGTCTTCGTGGTCTTTGGCATCGTTGGCATCAACCGCACACGGCAGGTGGACAACCATGTCATCGGAGACCCG GGCAGCGTCATCTACGACAGCAGCTTTGACCTCTTCAAAGAAATCGGGCACCTGTGTCGCCTCTGCAAGGCCATCGCGGGGAACTCAGAGCTGGTGAAGCCGGGCGGGGCCCAGTGCCTGCCCTCAG GCTACAGCATCTCCTCCTTCCTGCAGATGTTGCACCCTGAGTGCAAGGAGCTGCCTGAGCCCCACCTGCTCCCAGGGCAGCTGTCACACGGGGCCGTGGGCGTCAAGGATGGCCGAGTGCAGTGGATCTCCATGGCCTTCGAGTCG ACCACGTACAAGGGCAAGTCCTCCTTCCAGACCTACTCGGACTACCTGCGCTGGGAGAGCTTCCTGCAGCAGCAGCTGAAGACGGTCCCCGAGGGCTCAGCCCTGCACCGCGGCTTCCAGACCTGTGAGCACTGGAAGCGGATCTTCATGGAGATCATAG gGGTGCAGAGCGCCCTGTACGGCCTGGCCCTCTCCTTGCTCATCTGCGTGGCTGCGGTGACCGTGTTCACCACCCACGTGCTGCTCCTGTTGCCCGTGCTCCTGAGCATCTTGG GCAGCGTCTGCCTCGTGGTGACCGTCATGTACTGGAGCGGCTGGGAGATGGGCGCCGTGGAAGCCATCTCCCTGTCCATCCTCGTCGGCTCCTCCGTGGATTACTGCGTGCATCTGGTCGAGGGCTATCTGCTGGCCGGAGAGAACCTGCCCCCGCACCAGGCCGAG GATGCCCACTCGCAGCGCCAGTGGCGGACGCTGGaggctgtgcggcatgtgggcgTGGCCATCGTCTCCAGCGCCCTCACCACAGTCATCGCCACCGTGCCCCTCTTCTTCTGCATCATCGCCCCGTTTGCCAAGTTTGGCAAGATCGTCGCACTCAACACTGGAGTCTCCATCCTCTACACGCTCACGGTCAGCACAGCCCTGCTCGGCATCATGGCGCCCGGCTCCTTCACCCGGACCAGGACTTCCTTCCTGAAAGCCCTGGGTGCCGTGCTCCTGGcaggggccctggggctgggcgCCTGCCTGCTGCTCCTCCAGAGCGGCTATAAGATCCCCCTGCCCGATGGGACCTCCCTATAG